One stretch of Arthrobacter polaris DNA includes these proteins:
- the treZ gene encoding malto-oligosyltrehalose trehalohydrolase, producing MTFQGQGSGRFDVWAPNVESVTLLAGERDYAMTRRSHEAPGHEGWWTAADAPAGREVEYGYRLGAEAEAVPDPRSRRQPNGVHSLSRTFDPSEHAWGDQAWQGRELTGAVIYELHVGTFTPEGTLDAAARKLDYLAELGIDFIELLPVNGFNGTHNXGYDGVLWYAVHEGYGGPRAYQRFVDAAHRAGIGVIQDVVYNHLGPSGNYLPRFGPYLTEGRATRGDSVNLDGPGSDPVRRYILENAAMWLRDYHVDGLRLDAVHALKDERARTLLEELGELADAVTAEAGRPVAMIAESDLNDPRLLYPREQNGLGLRAQWSDDFHHALHVNVSGETEGYYADFDSVGALAKVLERGFFHNGSYSSFRGRHHGRDINPAEVHPSALVVCSQNHDQIGNRAAGDRLSQTLGYGQLAVAAVATLASPFTPMLFMGEEYGASTPWQFFTSHPEPELAQATAAGRIKEFERMGWDPALVPNPQXPQTFLRSKLNWAEASGGDHAQLLDLYRRLIALRLATPELSEPGFASTTVDFDEESRWLVFHRGGIDVALNFSAQQVRVPVQGTVPLLVTDDGACVVSDEVPALLELPGHSAAILAHRTGV from the coding sequence ATGACGTTCCAGGGACAAGGCAGCGGACGCTTTGACGTGTGGGCTCCCAATGTGGAGTCCGTGACGCTGCTGGCCGGGGAGCGCGACTACGCGATGACCCGCCGCTCCCATGAGGCGCCCGGGCATGAAGGCTGGTGGACGGCCGCTGACGCCCCGGCNGGACGGGAGGTTGAGTACGGCTACCGCCTTGGCGCGGAAGCCGAAGCCGTGCCGGATCCGCGGTCCCGCCGTCAGCCTAACGGTGTGCATTCGCTTTCGCGCACNTTTGACCCGTCCGAGCATGCTTGGGGTGACCAGGCGTGGCAGGGGCGTGAGCTGACCGGTGCCGTCATTTATGAGCTTCACGTGGGCACGTTCACGCCTGAGGGCACCTTGGATGCGGCCGCNAGGAAGCTGGATTATCTGGCGGAACTGGGCATCGACTTCATTGAGCTGCTGCCTGTCAATGGGTTCAACGGCACACACAACTGNGGGTACGACGGCGTACTTTGGTATGCGGTCCACGAGGGCTACGGCGGTCCGAGGGCCTACCAACGTTTTGTTGACGCCGCGCACCGGGCCGGCATTGGTGTCATCCAGGACGTGGTTTACAACCACCTGGGTCCCAGCGGCAACTACCTGCCGCGCTTTGGCCCGTACCTCACGGAGGGGCGGGCAACACGTGGGGATTCAGTCAACCTTGACGGGCCAGGGTCGGACCCCGTCCGGCGCTACATCTTGGAGAACGCCGCCATGTGGCTGCGGGACTACCATGTGGACGGTTTGCGGCTCGACGCCGTGCACGCGCTGAAGGACGAGCGGGCGCGGACGTTGCTCGAGGAGTTGGGTGAACTGGCCGATGCCGTCACCGCCGAGGCGGGGCGTCCGGTGGCCATGATCGCGGAATCGGATCTCAATGATCCGCGTTTGCTGTATCCGCGGGAGCAGAACGGCCTTGGTCTGCGAGCGCAGTGGAGCGACGACTTCCACCACGCCCTGCATGTCAATGTCAGCGGCGAAACGGAAGGCTATTACGCCGACTTTGATTCCGTCGGGGCGCTGGCGAAGGTGCTGGAAAGGGGCTTTTTCCACAATGGCTCATACTCCAGCTTCCGCGGCCGCCACCACGGCAGGGACATCAACCCTGCCGAGGTGCATCCCTCCGCACTGGTGGTGTGCAGCCAGAACCACGACCAGATTGGCAACCGCGCCGCCGGTGACAGGCTCTCCCAGACGCTGGGATACGGCCAGCTTGCCGTGGCTGCAGTGGCCACCTTGGCCTCNCCCTTCACGCCCATGTTGTTCATGGGCGAGGAGTACGGGGCCAGCACGCCGTGGCAGTTCTTCACCTCCCACCCAGAACCCGAACTGGCACAAGCAACAGCTGCAGGACGCATCAAGGAATTCGAACGCATGGGCTGGGATCCTGCGTTGGTGCCCAACCCGCAGGANCCCCAGACGTTCCTCCGCTCCAAACTCAACTGGGCCGAAGCTTCTGGCGGGGATCACGCCCAGCTGCTGGATTTGTACCGGCGGCTGATAGCCCTGCGTCTGGCCACCCCTGAGCTCAGCGAACCCGGGTTTGCAAGTACCACTGTGGACTTCGATGAAGAATCTCGGTGGCTGGTGTTTCACAGGGGCGGGATTGACGTGGCGCTGAACTTCTCTGCTCAGCAGGTGCGGGTGCCTGTCCAGGGAACTGTTCCGCTGCTGGTCACTGACGACGGTGCCTGTGTGGTTTCAGACGAGGTTCCGGCCTTGCTTGAACTTCCAGGCCATAGTGCTGCCATCCTTGCACATAGGACTGGCGTGTAA
- a CDS encoding DUF4389 domain-containing protein — protein MTVNPMGDGGSPGPSTGRRGVAGAVVALVLGVLFALVGVGGIIGGVASAAVLSQEGSDGYLNSPVRELSAPSYALTTPPARVGVDQLPFDLGSLRIAAASTAPGGKIFIGIGAKSDVDRYLLGTHTTEITRVEAMPFRVGYRDVPGQTVPSPPSGQSFWAVSSSGSGIQHVTMDLRSGDWVLVIMNADAGTGVTANVQAAVRSTLFGALGPGLWIGGIAILVIGAGLIALGAILLGRRSSSLDARRSGQSAYPNHVVDQVKLSAGRQYPARLSGHLDPAVSRGLWLVKWLLAIPHFIILFFLWIAVVITTIISGFAILFTGRYPRPLFDFAVGVLRWNWRVTFYAYSALATDKYPPFTLDSTDYPADFAVDYPDRLSHGLVLVKXWLLAIPHLMIVAVFTGAAWSSWDSTENWSSDSERSAGLSLLGLLVLIAAIMLLFTGRYPRSVFXDLIMGINRWIYRVATYTLLLRDDYPPFRLDQGPDDPAPARVPEDITSLPPSDAPSRLCTSGPTKLFHRTSRPVEQDSIRSLTRQSYVQGWQHYGLEVQARPEPRLKPHRHRRQ, from the coding sequence ATGACGGTCAATCCAATGGGCGACGGCGGTTCGCCCGGCCCAAGCACTGGTCGCAGGGGCGTGGCGGGCGCAGTTGTCGCCTTGGTGCTGGGCGTCCTGTTCGCCTTGGTGGGTGTGGGCGGGATTATTGGCGGTGTTGCCTCGGCTGCCGTCCTGTCGCAGGAGGGCTCAGACGGCTATCTCAACTCGCCGGTGCGTGAATTATCCGCACCCTCCTATGCGCTCACCACGCCGCCGGCACGGGTAGGGGTTGACCAGCTTCCCTTCGATCTGGGTAGCCTCCGCATCGCTGCCGCGTCAACGGCACCCGGCGGTAAGATCTTCATAGGCATTGGGGCCAAGTCCGACGTCGACCGTTATCTCTTAGGCACCCACACCACCGAAATCACGCGCGTGGAAGCGATGCCCTTCCGGGTCGGGTACAGGGACGTGCCAGGACAAACCGTGCCCAGCCCGCCTTCCGGGCAAAGCTTCTGGGCCGTCTCCTCGTCCGGGTCGGGCATACAGCATGTCACCATGGACCTGCGCAGTGGTGACTGGGTCTTGGTGATCATGAACGCCGACGCCGGTACCGGGGTCACAGCCAACGTCCAGGCCGCGGTCCGTTCCACACTGTTCGGAGCACTCGGCCCCGGCTTGTGGATCGGCGGAATTGCCATCCTGGTCATCGGCGCTGGACTGATTGCCTTGGGTGCCATTCTCCTCGGCAGGCGTTCTTCGAGCCTTGACGCTCGCCGCTCAGGCCAATCCGCATACCCCAACCACGTTGTCGACCAGGTCAAGCTGTCGGCGGGGAGGCAGTACCCTGCACGGCTGTCCGGGCACCTGGACCCTGCCGTGTCGCGCGGGCTGTGGCTGGTCAAATGGCTACTGGCCATACCTCATTTCATCATCTTGTTCTTCCTGTGGATCGCCGTTGTCATCACCACGATCATCTCCGGATTCGCCATCCTGTTTACCGGCCGCTACCCGCGCCCGCTCTTCGACTTCGCCGTCGGCGTGTTGCGCTGGAACTGGCGAGTGACGTTCTACGCATACTCGGCGCTGGCCACCGACAAATACCCACCCTTCACCCTGGACTCCACCGACTACCCTGCCGACTTCGCCGTAGATTACCCGGACAGGCTCTCCCACGGGCTTGTTCTGGTCAAANGCTGGCTGCTGGCCATTCCCCACCTGATGATCGTCGCTGTGTTCACCGGTGCCGCATGGTCATCGTGGGACAGCACCGAGAATTGGTCATCGGACTCCGAGCGCAGTGCCGGTTTGTCCCTGCTGGGCCTCTTGGTTCTCATAGCCGCCATCATGCTCCTGTTCACCGGCCGGTACCCGCGTTCCGTCTTCTNNGACCTGATTATGGGGATCAACCGGTGGATCTATCGCGTCGCCACCTACACCCTGCTGCTGCGGGATGACTACCCGCCTTTCAGGCTGGATCAGGGACCAGATGACCCTGCCCCAGCAAGGGTTCCCGAAGACATAACTTCGCTTCCACCTAGTGACGCCCCCAGCCGCCTCTGCACTAGCGGGCCCACAAAGCTGTTCCACCGGACAAGCCGTCCGGTGGAACAGGACTCCATCAGGAGCCTTACACGCCAGTCCTATGTGCAAGGATGGCAGCACTATGGCCTGGAAGTTCAAGCAAGGCCGGAACCTCGTCTGAAACCACACAGGCACCGTCGTCAGTGA